CATAGAGCAGGAAAAGAAAGGTTGGAAAAATGACTAAGGACATATTTGGGGCGACTCCTCATTTAGCAGTAAATAGGTCAATTTATTTTCATCAAATGACTGAGGGCAAGCAGTATCTTCAAGGATGGAGTATCCCTGGTTTGTTCAAATTGTTTCAGGAGTTGAACAATTTATTCAAGGCCGTACTAAACGATAACAATAATAGGCAGCCTCAACAAATTAAACTCCTGGAACAATTTGAACTTTTAAAACCCTTTGGGCCTAAGCTTAAGCTTCTTTTTTTTCTTTCAGCCTAAGTTCTTCTCTTTCCTTTTCTCTTCTCTCTTCGAGTTCTTTTCGATCCGCATCACGCATGCCTTCCTTTAGTTCGCTTTCAATAGCAGACCGGGCATTATTAAACTCTTTAATACCTTTTCCGAGACCACGCATCAATTCAGGAATTTTCTTTCCCCCGAACAACAGCAAAATGGCGAAAAAGACGACAAGCATTTCAGGTCCTAAGAAGTTGAACAACAATAAACTTTTCATATTGAAATTTTTTATTCAGTGACAAAGTTACGTCTTTTTATATATTGACCGAGAAATATTTTGGCTTTCCCCCTAATATTACATTTCATTAACAATTTTGTATCAGGACACCTCGAATTCATCTCGTTGGAACAACGGCATCAAGATCCGGCAGCCAAAGCATGGTCCAAAAGCTGAATATTTTTTCTCCTGTACCTTTCCTGAGAATGTAATTCTTCCAAAAAGTTTAACCTTAGGGTGAAATTTGTTGTACAAACTGAACCGTAAGACTACTTTTGTAGTTCACCAATAGAAAGCATCAATACCATGGGATCAGAAAAAGAATTCACCCATCTTGATACAAGTGGCAACCCGAATATGGTTGACGTGGGAGAGAAAACAGTCACCCAAAGAATCGCCCGAGCCCGCAGTATCGTCGTGCTTGGAGATGAAATCATGGATCACCTGGAAAACGATGAGATCGTGACCAAAAAAGGCCCCGTTTTCCAAACCGCCATCATCGCCGGGATCATGGCTTCTAAAAAAACATCGGAACTCATCCCACTCTGCCATCCGCTGAGTCTTGACAAATGCCATGTAGAGATCACGGTCAATAAAAACAGGGAGGTGGTGATAGACTGTACCGCATCCATCCACTCTAAAACCGGGGTCGAGATGGAAGCCCTCACCGGAGCAACCGTCGCCGCGCTTACCATATATGATATGTGCAAGGCTTTTTCCCACGACATAACCATCAAGGAAACACGCCTGATGGCCAAAAGCGGCGGCAAAAGGGATTTTGAGAGATCGTAAACAGCGCCGGTTTTCAGTTGCAAATGTCCCAAAGTTGTAAAGTGATGGCAAACGGGTCAGAAATGAAGTTTCATGATTTGAACCTTTAAATGAGGGAAGAATCTACTTTTGCAATAAACCAGATATCGAGTAACAAGTAACAAGTAATGAGCATGCAACATCAAAAACATACAAAACTCTCCCGCCCCAACCACGGCACCTTTGCACGCAACGAATGGGCCATTATTGGTACGCCCTGCAGCAATATTAAAAGCCTGGCTTTTGAACTCACACAAAGGCTGTCTGCCAAATACAAAGTAGCCTATGTAGATGCCGACCATAAGGGCGCAGAGGAAGAAAATATTATCGGGAGAGATAAAAACAGTGTCCTGGCCTTTGGGGGCAAAATGGAATATACCGACAAAATTACCTTTCATAGGGTAGATTTTGAGGGAACAATGGATAGTTTTTTATACCGGCAATGGTTCAACGACCAGGACCTGGTATTGGTAAACGGGAACCATTTCACTGCAAAAAATCAGATCGTTGTCATCGATCCTAAAAAAGAAGCCTCCCTGCAAAAGAAACTGGACCGGCTGGAAAATGTATCCCTACTCCTTCTCACCGAGGGACAAAATGAAATTTATCCCTTTTTAAGAGACCACCTAAAAGACCGCCAGGTACCGGTGCTGTCTATTGCCGATACAGATGCCATTGCCGATTTTATCCACCAACAGATGGAATTGGCCCTCCCAAAAGTTTACGGACTAGTCCTGGCCGGGGGAAAAAGTACGCGTATGGGGCAGGACAAAGGGCTGATCGATTACCATGGCAAACCCCAAAGAGA
This sequence is a window from Lewinellaceae bacterium. Protein-coding genes within it:
- the moaC gene encoding cyclic pyranopterin monophosphate synthase MoaC gives rise to the protein MGSEKEFTHLDTSGNPNMVDVGEKTVTQRIARARSIVVLGDEIMDHLENDEIVTKKGPVFQTAIIAGIMASKKTSELIPLCHPLSLDKCHVEITVNKNREVVIDCTASIHSKTGVEMEALTGATVAALTIYDMCKAFSHDITIKETRLMAKSGGKRDFERS
- a CDS encoding twin-arginine translocase TatA/TatE family subunit, which encodes MKSLLLFNFLGPEMLVVFFAILLLFGGKKIPELMRGLGKGIKEFNNARSAIESELKEGMRDADRKELEERREKEREELRLKEKKEA
- a CDS encoding NTP transferase domain-containing protein, translating into MQHQKHTKLSRPNHGTFARNEWAIIGTPCSNIKSLAFELTQRLSAKYKVAYVDADHKGAEEENIIGRDKNSVLAFGGKMEYTDKITFHRVDFEGTMDSFLYRQWFNDQDLVLVNGNHFTAKNQIVVIDPKKEASLQKKLDRLENVSLLLLTEGQNEIYPFLRDHLKDRQVPVLSIADTDAIADFIHQQMELALPKVYGLVLAGGKSTRMGQDKGLIDYHGKPQREFAADLLKPYCEQVFISCREDQLHEIDSAYELLPDTFTGLGPYGAILSAFRAYPDHAWLVIACDLPLLNQETIAFLLKNRNESKTASAFISPVNQFPEPLIAIWEPKAYPVLFQFLAQGYSCPRKVLINSDVKLLNVPDEKTLINVNEKADLEKISTHLSRT